Proteins from a genomic interval of Xiphophorus maculatus strain JP 163 A chromosome 7, X_maculatus-5.0-male, whole genome shotgun sequence:
- the LOC106700400 gene encoding trace amine-associated receptor 13c-like: MEVYNVEELCFPQLYNTSCRKPKMSRNPLVFLLFFISVLTATLNLLVIISVSHFRQLQKTTNFLLLSLAISDFMVGLVLCPGEAVKLTSCWLLGDVMCLLYIHIVSMISCVSVINVVLISVDRYVAICYPLHYHRRITVTRIRLCISLCWIYSALYCVTFVKDGVSGKQASCHGECLFFMDFGAAVLDLIITFTVPVTVIIVLYTRVFVVAIFQAQAIRSSVTAVSLQRSTTVGKSELKAARTLGILVVVFLICFCPFYCAALGGDVSFYTSVAVLCLFCISSCLNPLIYAMFYPWFRKAIKHIVTLKIFQSGSSKANIL, translated from the exons ATGGAGGTATATAACGTAGAAGAACTCTGCTTTCCACAGCTCTACAATACTTCGTGTAGGAAGCCAAAGATGTCAAGGAACCCGCTtgtgtttctgctctttttcaTCAGTGTGCTCACTGCGACACTCAATCTGCTTGTTATCATTTCTGTCTCCCATTTCAG GCAGCTTCAAAAAACCACCAACTTCCTGCTTCTGTCTCTGGCCATATCAGATTTCATGGTGGGCCTTGTTCTCTGTCCAGGTGAAGCTGTCAAACTAACATCTTGCTGGCTTCTTGGTGATGTCATGTGTTTACTGTACATACATATTGTCAGTATGATTTCCTGTGTGTCAGTTATAAATGTCGTTCTCATATCTGTTGACCGCTATGTGGCTATATGTTACCCTCTGCATTATCACAGGAGAATCACTGTGACAAGAATACGACTGTGTATCAGTCTGTGCTGGATTTATTCAGCTTTATACTGCGTTACATTTGTGAAGGATGGCGTAAGTGGGAAACAGGCTTCTTGTCATGgagagtgtttgtttttcatggaTTTTGGTGCTGCAGTTTTAGATCTAATTATAACCTTTACGGTTCCAGTTACGGTCATCATAGTTCTCTACACCAGAGTGTTTGTAGTGGCCATTTTTCAGGCCCAAGCCATCCGCTCCTCTGTTACAGCTGTGTCCCTGCAGCGTTCAACAACAGTAGGAAAATCTGAGCTGAAAGCAGCCAGGACTCTTGGTATTTTAGTTGTTGTGTTTCTAATATGTTTCTGTCCATTTTACTGTGCTGCTCTAGGAGGTGATGTATCGTTTTACACGTCTGTTGCTGTGCTGTGTCTTTTTTGCATTAGCTCTTGTCTTAACCCTTTAATCTACGCCATGTTTTATCCCTGGTTCAGAAAAGCAATTAAACACATTGTGACACTGAAGATATTCCAGTCTGGCTCCAGTAAAGCCAATATACTGTAg